A single Hippocampus zosterae strain Florida chromosome 1, ASM2543408v3, whole genome shotgun sequence DNA region contains:
- the fut11 gene encoding alpha-(1,3)-fucosyltransferase 11, with translation MAERGRLLSCLCLGLFSVLWWVWVSFASFPDEPHVYDAVDQGPFKPQSALADMEFAPMSSYRGPGNQDERSNKELPIILWWSGGLFPHFPGDTERIDCATSSCLATSNRKVQLYKRTSSIIFYGTDFRAYEAPLPRLRHQTWALFHEESPMNNYLLSHGPGIRMFNYTATFRRESDYPLTLQWLPSLSYLLEPIVVSLKEKNQLRLKGLAPVLYMQSHCDVPSDRDRYVRELMKYIQVDSYGKCLNNRALPAHLEDTSTATGEEASFMRFVGRYKFHLALENGRCADYMTEKLWRPLHQGCVPVYRGSPVVADWMPNNHSVIIIDDFLSPKALADFLKFLDENDNEYAKYLEFKNSRSITNAHLLEALEAREWGVNDMSKPNYLNGFECYVCDRENARLAAQQANRKAPRTNPPPKPKMATNAHMGCPLPSPGYGEVQDLPADDEWLQMWPQDYWQSLDQAEGLESLIKANESNPALLWKHIQRIAVSRARGKH, from the exons ATGTCTATGATGCAGTGGACCAGGGACCTTTTAAGCCCCAGAGTGCTCTTGCAGACATGGAGTTTGCCCCTATGAGCTCGTACCGTGGACCTGGCAACCAAGACGAGCGCAGCAACAAGGAGCTGCCTATTATCTTGTGGTGGAGCGGAGGCTTATTCCCACATTTTCCTGGCGACACTGAACGAATTGACTGTGCTACATCGTCGTGCCTGGCTACTAGTAACCGCAAG GTCCAGCTGTACAAAAGAACATCGTCCATCATCTTCTACGGGACGGACTTCCGGGCCTATGAGGCACCGCTCCCTCGTCTCCGCCACCAGACGTGGGCTCTGTTCCATGAAGAGTCCCCAATGAACAACTACCTCCTCTCGCACGGGCCGGGTATCAGGATGTTTAACTACACCGCCACATTCCGTCGGGAGTCCGATTACCCTTTGACCCTGCAGTGGCTGCCGTCTCTGAGCTACCTGCTAGAGCCGATAGTGGTGTCCCTGAAGGAGAAGAACCAGCTGAGGCTGAAAGGCCTGGCCCCTGTACTCTACATGCAGTCTCACTGTGACGTACCGTCCGACAGAGACAGATATGTCAGAGAACTAATGAAATACATCCAG GTGGATTCCTACGGCAAATGTCTGAACAACAGAGCTCTGCCCGCACATCTCGAAGACACGTCCACCGCCACAGGTGAGGAGGCCTCCTTCATGAGGTTTGTGGGGCGCTACAAGTTCCATCTGGCACTAGAGAACGGCCGCTGTGCGGACTACATGACCGAGAAGCTATGGAGGCCCCTCCACCAGGGCTGCGTTCCCGTGTACCGGGGCTCCCCTGTTGTGGCGGACTGGATGCCCAACAACCACTCTGTCATCATAATCGATGACTTCCTCTCACCTAAAGCTCTCGCCGACTTCCTCAAATTTCTCGATGAGAACGACAATGAATATGCCAAATATTTGGAATTCAAAAACAGCCGCAGCATCACAAATGCTCATTTGCTGGAGGCACTGGAGGCCCGCGAATGGGGGGTAAACGACATGAGCAAACCCAACTACTTGAATGGATTTGAGTGTTACGTGTGCGATCGGGAGAACGCGCGGCTGGCTGCGCAGCAAGCCAATAGGAAAGCTCCGAGGACAAACCCACCTCCAAAACCAAAGATGGCTACCAATGCCCACATGGGATGCCCTCTGCCCAGCCCAGGGTATGGAGAAGTCCAAGACCTGCCTGCAGATGATGA ATGGTTGCAAATGTGGCCTCAGGACTACTGGCAGAGTCTGGACCAAGCGGAGGGCCTGGAGTCTCTGATAAAAGCCAACGAGTCGAATCCTGCGCTTTTGTGGAAGCACATCCAAAGAATCGCCGTAAGCCGAGCAAGAGGCAAACACTGA